A single region of the Neotabrizicola shimadae genome encodes:
- the cobT gene encoding nicotinate-nucleotide--dimethylbenzimidazole phosphoribosyltransferase has protein sequence MPAPTFDSLSAFRALLDALPAPDAEALKAASARNGMLTKPPGALGRLEELAIWVAGWQGREKPVLERPQVLIFAGNHGIAARGVSAFPAEVTVQMVANFRAGGAAINQLAKCFGATMAVHALELDRPTADFTQQPAMSEAEAVAALRTGWDAVDPAADLVVVGEMGIANTTAAAAIAAALFGGAAEDWVGRGTGVDNHGLKRKAQVVTEGLARHTGLLGDPLQVLRCLGGREIAAMSGAMARARAERIPVVLDGFIACAAAAVLHRAAPGALDHAVAGHQSAEGAHGRLLAALGKEPLLALGLRLGEGSGAALAIGVLKGAVACHSGMATFAEAGVSEG, from the coding sequence ATGCCCGCGCCCACCTTTGATAGCCTTTCCGCCTTTCGTGCCCTGCTGGACGCGCTGCCTGCACCGGATGCGGAGGCGCTGAAGGCGGCGTCGGCGCGCAACGGCATGCTGACCAAGCCGCCGGGGGCGCTTGGGCGGCTGGAGGAACTGGCGATCTGGGTTGCCGGCTGGCAGGGGCGCGAGAAGCCGGTGTTGGAGCGGCCGCAGGTGCTGATCTTCGCGGGCAACCACGGCATTGCCGCGCGGGGTGTTTCGGCCTTTCCGGCGGAAGTGACGGTGCAGATGGTGGCGAATTTCCGGGCCGGTGGCGCGGCGATCAACCAGTTGGCCAAATGCTTTGGCGCGACCATGGCGGTTCACGCACTGGAATTGGACCGGCCCACGGCGGATTTCACGCAACAGCCCGCGATGAGCGAGGCCGAGGCGGTGGCGGCACTGCGCACCGGATGGGATGCGGTGGATCCGGCTGCCGATCTGGTGGTGGTGGGCGAGATGGGCATTGCCAATACCACGGCAGCGGCGGCGATTGCTGCGGCGCTGTTCGGCGGGGCGGCCGAGGATTGGGTGGGCCGGGGCACCGGCGTGGACAATCACGGGCTGAAGCGCAAGGCGCAGGTGGTGACCGAAGGGCTGGCGCGGCACACGGGCCTGCTGGGTGACCCGCTGCAGGTGCTGCGCTGTCTGGGTGGGCGCGAGATTGCGGCCATGTCGGGTGCGATGGCGCGGGCGCGGGCAGAGCGGATTCCGGTGGTCCTGGACGGGTTCATCGCTTGCGCGGCGGCGGCGGTGTTGCATCGCGCGGCGCCGGGGGCGCTGGATCATGCGGTGGCGGGCCACCAGAGCGCCGAAGGCGCGCATGGCAGGCTGCTGGCGGCACTGGGCAAGGAGCCGCTTCTGGCGCTTGGCCTGCGGCTTGGCGAAGGGTCGGGCGCCGCTCTGGCGATCGGCGTGCTGAAGGGCGCGGTGGCCTGCCATTCCGGCATGGCGACCTTTGCCGAGGCGGGCGTGTCCGAGGGCTGA
- the cobS gene encoding adenosylcobinamide-GDP ribazoletransferase, protein MPPRDTAAPRMADILSALGLLTRLPLPDHAPRGAEAAWAWPLAGAVVGLIGAAAAWLALTVGAGPGAAAAAALVAQALTTGGLHEDGLSDTADGLLGGRTRERRLEIMKDSRIGSFGALALILVTLARWSALAALCAGGPFAAVLVAAGALSRVPMAAIMAALPNARDTGLSRLTGRPAGATVALAACLALALALILTGWQALPAALIAALLCAGLARAARSRIGGQTGDILGASQQIAEATLLSLLK, encoded by the coding sequence ATGCCCCCGCGCGACACTGCCGCGCCCCGGATGGCCGACATCCTCTCTGCCCTCGGGCTTCTGACCCGCCTGCCGCTGCCCGACCACGCCCCGCGCGGGGCCGAGGCCGCCTGGGCCTGGCCCCTGGCCGGCGCCGTGGTGGGCCTGATCGGCGCCGCCGCCGCCTGGCTCGCACTGACAGTTGGCGCCGGTCCCGGCGCCGCCGCCGCCGCCGCCTTGGTGGCGCAGGCGCTCACCACCGGCGGGCTGCACGAGGACGGCCTTTCCGACACCGCCGATGGCCTTCTGGGCGGTCGCACGCGGGAAAGGCGGCTGGAGATCATGAAGGACAGCCGCATCGGGAGCTTTGGCGCGCTGGCGCTGATCCTGGTAACGCTAGCCCGCTGGTCCGCCCTCGCCGCACTGTGCGCTGGCGGGCCTTTTGCCGCCGTGCTCGTCGCCGCGGGCGCCCTGTCGCGCGTGCCGATGGCCGCGATCATGGCCGCCCTGCCCAATGCGCGCGACACCGGCCTGTCGCGGCTCACCGGCCGCCCTGCCGGGGCCACCGTGGCGCTGGCCGCCTGCCTGGCCCTCGCACTTGCGCTGATCCTCACCGGCTGGCAGGCCCTGCCCGCCGCGCTGATTGCCGCGCTCCTGTGCGCGGGCCTCGCGCGCGCGGCCCGCAGCCGCATCGGCGGCCAGACCGGCGACATCCTGGGCGCCAGCCAGCAGATCGCCGAGGCGACGCTTCTCAGCCTGCTGAAATGA
- a CDS encoding CarD family transcriptional regulator, with product MTKTKKPEFRPNEFIVYPAHGVGRIMSIEEQEIAGFKLELFVISFEKDKMTLRVPTHKAVEVGMRSLSTPDVVSKALDTLKGKARVKRAMWSRRAQEYEQKINSGDLMAIAEVVRDLHRTDDQREQSYSERQLYEAALERLTREVAAVSGVDEAGAQKKVDDVLLSRAA from the coding sequence ATGACGAAGACCAAGAAGCCCGAGTTCCGTCCGAATGAATTCATTGTCTATCCGGCGCATGGCGTCGGTCGGATCATGTCGATCGAGGAACAGGAGATTGCCGGGTTCAAGCTGGAACTGTTCGTCATCTCGTTCGAGAAGGACAAGATGACCCTGCGCGTGCCGACGCACAAGGCAGTGGAAGTGGGGATGCGCTCGCTGTCCACGCCGGATGTCGTGTCGAAGGCGCTGGACACGCTGAAGGGCAAGGCGCGGGTCAAGCGGGCGATGTGGTCGCGTCGTGCCCAGGAGTACGAGCAGAAGATCAACTCGGGCGACCTGATGGCGATTGCCGAGGTCGTGCGCGACCTTCACCGCACGGATGACCAGCGCGAGCAGTCCTATTCCGAGCGTCAGCTTTATGAAGCGGCGCTGGAGCGGCTGACCCGCGAAGTGGCGGCGGTGTCCGGCGTGGACGAGGCCGGCGCGCAGAAGAAGGTGGACGACGTGCTTCTGAGCCGCGCCGCCTGA
- the fdxA gene encoding ferredoxin FdxA — MTYVVTDNCIACKYTDCVEVCPVDCFYEGENMLVIHPDECIDCGVCEPECPADAIRPDTEPDMEEWVAFNRKYAVAWPVIVTKKDPLPEAEERDGETGKRDKYFSEAAGPGG; from the coding sequence ATGACCTATGTCGTGACGGACAATTGCATCGCCTGCAAGTACACCGACTGCGTGGAAGTCTGCCCGGTGGACTGCTTCTACGAAGGCGAGAACATGCTGGTGATCCATCCGGACGAGTGCATCGACTGCGGGGTCTGCGAACCGGAATGCCCGGCCGATGCCATCCGGCCCGATACCGAGCCGGACATGGAGGAGTGGGTCGCCTTCAACCGCAAGTATGCGGTCGCCTGGCCGGTGATCGTGACGAAGAAGGACCCACTGCCCGAAGCCGAGGAACGCGACGGCGAGACCGGCAAGCGCGACAAGTACTTCTCGGAAGCGGCCGGTCCGGGCGGCTGA
- a CDS encoding RNA-binding S4 domain-containing protein: MRLDKWLWQARFFKARGDAADAVQAGGVRLNGQAVMKAGHVVGPGDVLTFSQGGRVRVVRVLEIGIRRGPASEAQTLYLDLDAHPPAPDRLE; the protein is encoded by the coding sequence TTGCGACTGGACAAGTGGCTGTGGCAGGCGCGCTTTTTCAAGGCGCGTGGCGATGCCGCGGACGCGGTCCAGGCCGGAGGCGTGCGCCTGAATGGCCAGGCCGTGATGAAGGCGGGTCATGTGGTGGGGCCGGGCGACGTGCTGACCTTCTCGCAAGGGGGACGGGTGCGCGTGGTGCGGGTGCTGGAGATCGGCATCCGCCGAGGCCCGGCCAGCGAGGCGCAAACGCTCTATCTGGACCTGGATGCGCATCCGCCTGCTCCGGACCGCCTTGAATGA
- a CDS encoding helicase-related protein, producing the protein MNGTGRVMAVLGPTNTGKTHFAIERMLTHRTGVIGLPLRLLAREVYDRVVAKVGPSVVALVTGEERIVPERTQYWVCTVEAMPQGIGADFVAVDEIQLCADPERGHVFTDRLLHARGLLETMFLGADTMRGAIAALAPGSISTRRERFSKLSYTGAKKISRMPERSAIVGFSVENVYAIAELIRRQKGGCAVVMGALSPRTRNAQVALYQNGDVDYLVATDAIGMGLNLDIKHVAFSSTAKFDGRRMRQLWPQELAQIAGRAGRHTEDGTFGVTGEARPFDEEVVEQIEGHRFQPVKKLMWRNADLDFGSAERLIRSLEAPTSNDWLSRARDADDVVALKTLSAMPEVQEKLTGPKRVQLLWDVCRIPDFRSASETEHATLLARIFDFLVGRGIGGGRVPSDWLAKSISRIDRTDGDIDAISKRLAYIRTWTYVAQRKNWVEDESHWRDETRAVEDRLSDALHQRLTQRFVDRRTSVLLRRLKQKEDLVAEVNDKGEVTVEGEFVGRLEGFRFQQDASASTDEARTLRQAAMAALKPEFSLRADRFYNAPDTEMDFTEQGGLMWGNLAVGKLVKGADVMKPSVEPFVDEEAGFDVTEKVRRRLQHFIDRKTAALFEPLLAMGRDEAMAGLARGVAFRLVEALGVMPREGGAAEDVKALDQEGRSALRKHGVRFGQYTVFLPILLKPAATRLRLVLWSLYHDLSEFPESPPPGLVTIPNLADVPRGHYTLAGYHPAGARAIRIDMLERLADLIRAKDSRAGFEATPEMLSITGMTLEQFADLMAGLGYKGEKGERPKVKPEAAAVVVEAAPEGEAVPVDGAVADGEAAEVVATEVAPVEPEAATEQAEAALAAPVETEVFYSFTWAPKPRFERKPRFERPARTEGEGKPRGERRGDRGPRAEGEGKPQGERRGDRPRGEAKPAEGGQAERPQGEAPQGERRGDRKGGRPHHDRKDGDRKDGDRKGGDRNDRKPQGAKTFESRPPRPEKPIDPDNPFAVLAALKGKV; encoded by the coding sequence ATGAACGGGACCGGGCGGGTCATGGCCGTGCTGGGGCCGACCAATACCGGCAAGACCCATTTCGCCATCGAGCGTATGCTGACGCATCGCACGGGGGTCATCGGCCTGCCGCTGCGTCTTTTGGCGCGCGAGGTCTATGACCGGGTGGTCGCCAAGGTCGGGCCCTCGGTCGTGGCCTTGGTCACGGGCGAGGAGCGGATCGTGCCCGAGCGGACGCAATACTGGGTCTGCACGGTCGAGGCGATGCCGCAGGGCATTGGCGCGGATTTCGTGGCGGTGGACGAGATCCAGCTTTGCGCCGACCCGGAACGGGGCCATGTGTTTACTGACCGGCTGCTTCATGCGCGCGGGCTTCTGGAGACGATGTTCCTGGGCGCCGACACCATGCGGGGCGCCATCGCTGCGCTGGCGCCGGGGTCGATTTCGACGCGGCGCGAGCGGTTTTCGAAGCTGTCCTATACGGGTGCCAAGAAGATCAGCCGGATGCCCGAGCGCAGCGCGATCGTGGGCTTCTCGGTCGAGAACGTCTATGCCATCGCCGAGCTGATCCGCCGGCAGAAGGGCGGCTGCGCCGTTGTGATGGGGGCGCTGTCGCCCCGCACGCGCAATGCGCAGGTGGCTTTGTACCAGAATGGCGACGTGGATTACCTGGTGGCCACCGATGCCATCGGCATGGGGCTGAACCTGGACATCAAGCATGTCGCCTTTTCCTCGACCGCCAAGTTCGACGGGCGGCGGATGCGCCAGCTTTGGCCGCAGGAACTGGCGCAGATCGCAGGGCGGGCGGGGCGGCATACCGAAGATGGCACCTTCGGCGTGACGGGAGAGGCACGGCCCTTTGACGAAGAGGTGGTGGAACAGATCGAGGGCCACCGCTTCCAGCCGGTCAAGAAGCTGATGTGGCGCAATGCGGATCTGGATTTCGGCAGCGCCGAGCGGCTGATCCGGTCGCTGGAGGCGCCGACCTCGAACGACTGGCTGAGCCGGGCGCGCGATGCCGATGATGTGGTGGCGCTGAAGACGCTCTCGGCGATGCCCGAGGTGCAGGAAAAGCTGACCGGTCCGAAGCGGGTGCAATTGTTGTGGGATGTCTGCCGCATCCCCGATTTCCGGTCGGCCAGTGAAACGGAACATGCGACGCTGCTGGCGCGCATTTTCGACTTTCTGGTGGGGCGCGGGATCGGCGGGGGGCGGGTGCCTTCGGACTGGCTGGCGAAGTCGATTTCCCGCATCGACCGTACCGATGGCGACATTGACGCGATTTCGAAACGGCTGGCCTATATTCGCACCTGGACCTATGTGGCGCAGCGCAAGAACTGGGTCGAGGACGAAAGCCATTGGCGCGACGAAACGCGCGCTGTAGAAGACCGCCTGTCGGATGCGCTGCACCAGCGGCTGACCCAGAGATTTGTTGACCGGCGGACATCTGTTCTGCTTCGCCGGTTGAAGCAGAAGGAGGACCTCGTGGCCGAGGTGAACGACAAGGGCGAAGTGACGGTCGAGGGCGAATTCGTCGGCCGGCTGGAAGGGTTCCGCTTCCAGCAGGACGCAAGCGCCAGCACCGACGAAGCGCGGACGCTGCGGCAGGCGGCGATGGCGGCGCTGAAGCCCGAGTTCAGCCTTCGCGCCGACCGGTTCTACAATGCGCCGGATACCGAGATGGACTTCACCGAACAGGGCGGCCTGATGTGGGGCAACCTGGCGGTCGGCAAGCTTGTGAAGGGCGCCGACGTGATGAAGCCCTCGGTCGAGCCCTTCGTGGACGAGGAAGCCGGTTTCGACGTGACCGAGAAGGTGCGCCGCCGGCTGCAACATTTCATCGACCGCAAGACGGCGGCGCTGTTCGAGCCGCTTCTGGCCATGGGCCGGGACGAGGCGATGGCGGGGCTGGCGCGGGGCGTGGCCTTCCGGCTGGTGGAGGCGCTTGGCGTGATGCCGCGCGAGGGCGGGGCGGCCGAAGATGTGAAGGCGCTGGACCAGGAAGGCCGGTCGGCGCTGCGCAAGCACGGCGTGCGCTTCGGTCAGTACACGGTCTTCCTGCCAATCCTTCTGAAGCCTGCGGCCACCCGGCTGCGGCTGGTGCTGTGGTCGCTGTACCATGACCTGTCGGAGTTCCCCGAAAGCCCGCCGCCGGGTCTGGTGACGATTCCGAACTTGGCTGATGTGCCGCGCGGGCATTACACGCTGGCGGGCTATCACCCGGCAGGGGCGCGGGCGATCCGCATCGACATGCTGGAACGCCTGGCGGACCTGATCCGCGCCAAGGACAGCCGGGCCGGGTTCGAGGCGACGCCCGAGATGCTGTCGATCACCGGCATGACGCTGGAACAGTTCGCCGACCTGATGGCGGGTCTGGGCTACAAGGGCGAAAAGGGCGAGCGGCCCAAGGTGAAGCCCGAGGCGGCGGCGGTCGTGGTTGAGGCCGCGCCGGAGGGCGAGGCGGTGCCTGTGGACGGAGCCGTGGCGGACGGCGAGGCTGCAGAGGTGGTCGCAACCGAGGTGGCTCCGGTGGAGCCGGAGGCCGCTACGGAACAGGCAGAGGCCGCCCTGGCTGCGCCGGTGGAAACCGAGGTGTTCTACAGCTTCACCTGGGCGCCGAAGCCCCGGTTCGAGCGCAAGCCGCGGTTCGAGCGGCCGGCCCGCACCGAGGGCGAGGGCAAGCCGCGGGGCGAGCGCCGGGGCGACCGGGGGCCGCGCGCCGAGGGCGAGGGCAAGCCGCAGGGCGAACGCCGAGGCGACCGTCCGCGCGGCGAGGCCAAGCCCGCTGAGGGCGGGCAGGCCGAGCGCCCGCAGGGGGAAGCTCCGCAAGGCGAGCGTCGGGGCGACCGCAAGGGCGGGCGTCCGCATCACGACCGCAAGGATGGCGACCGGAAGGATGGGGACCGCAAGGGCGGCGACCGGAACGACCGGAAGCCGCAGGGGGCCAAGACCTTCGAATCGCGCCCGCCGCGCCCCGAAAAGCCCATTGACCCTGACAATCCCTTTGCCGTTCTGGCGGCCCTCAAGGGCAAGGTCTGA
- a CDS encoding tetratricopeptide repeat protein, whose translation MDELFARLQKADRAEAERIERLIVIEWSKSGSPAMDLLLQRGREALDNGDTAVAIEHLTALTDHAPDFAEGWNALATAYYQEGEFGPSVEDIAKTLTLNPRHFGALAGLGMIFEEIGEPEKAVEAYKAALAIHPQMQGVLEAVKRIEAETAGQDL comes from the coding sequence ATGGACGAGCTGTTCGCCCGGCTGCAGAAGGCCGACCGGGCTGAGGCCGAGCGGATCGAGCGGCTGATTGTCATCGAATGGTCGAAGTCGGGCTCGCCCGCGATGGATCTTCTGTTGCAGCGCGGGCGCGAGGCGCTGGACAATGGCGACACCGCGGTGGCCATCGAGCATCTGACGGCGCTGACCGACCATGCCCCCGACTTTGCCGAAGGCTGGAATGCGCTGGCGACGGCCTATTACCAGGAGGGGGAGTTCGGCCCCTCGGTCGAGGACATCGCGAAGACGCTGACGCTGAACCCGCGGCATTTCGGGGCGCTGGCGGGGCTGGGCATGATCTTCGAGGAGATCGGCGAGCCCGAAAAGGCGGTGGAGGCCTACAAGGCGGCGCTGGCTATACATCCGCAGATGCAGGGCGTATTGGAGGCCGTGAAGCGGATCGAGGCAGAGACCGCAGGGCAGGACCTCTGA
- a CDS encoding SCP2 sterol-binding domain-containing protein — protein sequence MSDVINAAVERLSAGVGRFDGGIAKFVITGEGAIMMDADGVREGDEEADVTLIASADVFQAILEGTMNPTSAFMTGKLKIDGSMGKAMQLAAVLS from the coding sequence ATGAGCGACGTGATCAATGCGGCGGTGGAACGGCTTTCGGCCGGTGTCGGCCGGTTCGACGGCGGCATCGCCAAGTTCGTCATCACCGGCGAAGGCGCCATCATGATGGACGCCGATGGCGTGCGCGAAGGCGACGAAGAGGCCGACGTGACCCTCATCGCCTCGGCCGATGTGTTCCAGGCCATCCTCGAAGGCACGATGAACCCCACCTCCGCCTTCATGACCGGCAAGCTCAAGATCGACGGCAGCATGGGCAAGGCGATGCAACTCGCCGCCGTCCTGTCCTGA
- a CDS encoding alpha/beta fold hydrolase — MTEAPFFHDLVPDRPEQGRTAWLRTADGIRLRAVAWPVDGARGTVFILHGRSEYIEKYAPLAAEFARAGLASVTIDWRGQGLSDRHPRQPMMGHVAGFTDYQADLQALAAHATDLKLPKPWHVFSHSMGGAIALRALLSGFPAKAAVFSAPMWGIAFAPGLRPVAWTLTHAAKPLRADQRFALSTGPTTYVATAPFAGNSLTRDETMFELMRRQVTTRPELALGGPSMGWLREALRECRALARSAPPDLPALTGLGLAERVVDPRPVHAVMARWQKGRLMLVPDAEHELVMERDRARRAFLDAALDRIAG, encoded by the coding sequence ATGACCGAAGCCCCCTTCTTCCACGATCTTGTGCCCGACCGGCCCGAACAGGGCCGCACCGCCTGGCTGCGCACAGCCGACGGGATCCGCCTGCGCGCCGTAGCCTGGCCGGTGGATGGTGCGCGGGGCACGGTCTTCATCCTGCACGGCCGGTCGGAGTACATCGAGAAATACGCCCCCCTCGCGGCCGAGTTCGCCCGCGCGGGCCTGGCCTCGGTCACCATCGACTGGCGCGGCCAGGGCCTGTCGGACCGGCACCCGCGCCAGCCGATGATGGGCCATGTCGCGGGATTTACCGATTACCAGGCGGACCTCCAGGCGCTGGCCGCCCATGCGACCGACCTGAAACTTCCCAAGCCCTGGCATGTCTTTTCCCATTCCATGGGCGGCGCCATCGCGCTCCGGGCGCTTCTCTCCGGTTTCCCGGCCAAGGCGGCGGTCTTCTCTGCGCCGATGTGGGGCATTGCCTTCGCCCCCGGCCTGCGCCCCGTGGCCTGGACGCTGACGCATGCGGCAAAGCCCCTGCGCGCCGACCAGCGTTTTGCCCTGTCCACCGGCCCGACCACCTACGTCGCCACCGCACCCTTCGCCGGCAACAGCCTGACGCGCGATGAAACCATGTTCGAGCTGATGCGCCGCCAGGTCACGACCCGCCCCGAGCTTGCGCTAGGCGGCCCCTCGATGGGCTGGCTGCGCGAGGCGCTGCGCGAATGTCGCGCGCTCGCCCGCAGCGCCCCGCCCGATCTGCCCGCCCTCACGGGCCTTGGGCTGGCCGAACGGGTGGTGGACCCGCGGCCCGTCCATGCCGTGATGGCGCGCTGGCAGAAGGGCCGGCTGATGCTGGTGCCCGATGCCGAACACGAACTGGTCATGGAACGCGACAGAGCGCGCCGCGCCTTCCTGGATGCCGCGCTCGACCGCATCGCCGGCTGA
- a CDS encoding proteasome-type protease — protein sequence MTYCVGLLLDAGMVCLSDTRTNAGLDNIATYRKMFHFEEPGERVITIMTAGSLSVTQTTIARLREAVEDPEATPESSIMKAPTLLKVADIVGHMLATVRREVDEKLSAMNQGASASMIVAGQRAGGAMRLFLIYPEGNYIEATEDTPFLQIGEHKYGKPILDRVVRRTTSLADAQKAVLLSMDSTLRSNLSVGMPLDMCVIEKDACRVTQQRRIEAGDEQFRAMSEAWSRTLRDGFTQISI from the coding sequence ATGACATATTGCGTGGGACTGCTCTTGGATGCGGGCATGGTCTGCCTGTCGGACACCCGCACCAATGCCGGGCTGGACAATATCGCGACCTATCGCAAGATGTTCCATTTCGAGGAACCGGGCGAGCGGGTCATCACCATCATGACGGCGGGAAGCCTGTCGGTGACGCAGACCACCATCGCGCGGTTGCGCGAGGCGGTGGAGGATCCGGAGGCTACGCCGGAAAGCTCCATCATGAAGGCGCCGACGCTGCTGAAGGTGGCCGATATCGTGGGCCATATGTTGGCCACGGTGCGCCGCGAGGTGGACGAAAAGCTGAGCGCGATGAACCAGGGCGCCAGCGCCAGCATGATCGTGGCCGGGCAGCGCGCGGGCGGCGCGATGCGGTTGTTCCTGATCTATCCCGAGGGCAATTACATCGAGGCGACCGAGGATACGCCCTTCCTGCAGATCGGCGAGCACAAATACGGCAAGCCGATCCTGGACCGGGTGGTGCGGCGCACGACTTCGCTGGCGGATGCGCAGAAGGCGGTGCTTCTGTCGATGGATTCGACGCTGCGGTCGAACCTGTCGGTCGGGATGCCTCTGGATATGTGCGTGATCGAGAAGGACGCTTGCCGCGTGACGCAGCAGCGCCGGATCGAGGCGGGCGACGAGCAGTTCCGCGCCATGAGCGAGGCTTGGTCTCGCACGCTGCGTGACGGGTTCACGCAGATTTCGATCTGA
- a CDS encoding transglutaminase family protein translates to MRIAVDHVTLYRYERPVRGVVQSHRLTPASFDGQRVLSWEITVSGGLKGGGFRDGAGDWVQGWTVGGPVSEIEVRVAGVVDTTDLAGVLRGHRELLPPEAWLRETGATRADAALSAMGKGVAGTKDALSAAHELAAAVSEAIAYKPGATHAHTTAAEAMAQGEGVCQDHAHALIAAARVAGLPARYVAGYLMSGESEAEAAHAWAEIHVAGLGWVGFDAANRCCPDERYIRLGSGLDARDAAPIKGTARGSGEEHLEVTVAVANAQQ, encoded by the coding sequence ATGCGGATCGCGGTCGATCATGTGACGCTGTACCGCTATGAGCGACCGGTGCGGGGCGTGGTGCAAAGCCACAGGCTGACGCCGGCGAGCTTTGATGGGCAGCGGGTCCTGTCCTGGGAGATCACGGTCAGCGGCGGGCTGAAGGGCGGCGGGTTCCGTGACGGGGCGGGCGACTGGGTTCAGGGCTGGACGGTGGGCGGCCCGGTGAGCGAGATCGAGGTTCGGGTGGCGGGCGTGGTGGATACCACGGACCTTGCGGGCGTGCTGCGGGGCCACCGCGAGTTGCTGCCGCCCGAGGCCTGGCTGCGCGAAACCGGGGCGACGCGGGCCGATGCGGCGCTTTCGGCGATGGGCAAGGGTGTGGCGGGCACGAAGGATGCTCTGAGCGCCGCGCACGAGCTTGCGGCGGCGGTGTCGGAGGCCATCGCCTACAAGCCGGGGGCGACCCACGCCCATACCACGGCGGCCGAGGCCATGGCGCAGGGCGAGGGCGTCTGCCAGGATCATGCCCATGCCCTGATTGCCGCGGCGCGGGTGGCGGGTCTGCCGGCGCGTTATGTGGCGGGCTATCTGATGAGCGGCGAATCTGAGGCGGAGGCGGCCCATGCCTGGGCCGAGATTCACGTGGCGGGCCTGGGATGGGTGGGCTTTGACGCCGCAAACCGCTGCTGTCCGGATGAACGCTATATCCGGCTGGGATCGGGGCTGGATGCACGCGACGCGGCGCCGATCAAGGGCACGGCGCGCGGATCGGGCGAGGAACATCTGGAAGTGACCGTTGCGGTTGCCAACGCGCAGCAATAG
- a CDS encoding alpha-E domain-containing protein, which translates to MLSRTADNLFWIARYMERAETMARLLEVGSRIAMLPSAHGYRNEWDSLLRASGTADGFARKYGDSVQRNIESYLFFDRDNPSSVASCITAARENGRIVRTALTTQVWDALNSAFQELRALEREPRSALELSRLTEWTMRNSALVRGAIDATLLRNGGWDFLNIGYYLERADNTARLMDVKYYVLLPRADFVGSGLDNYQWTTLLRSMSAHRAFHWAYGGEVTAAKIADFLILNRQCPRSLMTCICGVQSHLDRLAADYGRETEAQAQARALRAALEGLTVEEVFDEGLHEFLSRTIRSAADLTSTIHDSYLSGGLR; encoded by the coding sequence ATGCTGAGCCGGACGGCGGACAACCTGTTCTGGATCGCCCGCTACATGGAGCGGGCCGAAACCATGGCGCGGCTTCTGGAAGTGGGGTCGCGGATCGCCATGCTGCCTTCGGCGCATGGCTACCGCAACGAGTGGGATTCGCTTTTGCGCGCATCCGGCACAGCGGATGGATTTGCCAGGAAATATGGCGATTCGGTGCAGCGCAACATCGAGAGCTATCTGTTCTTCGACCGGGACAACCCGTCTTCGGTGGCAAGCTGCATCACCGCGGCGCGCGAGAATGGGCGGATCGTGCGGACGGCGCTGACCACGCAGGTCTGGGATGCGCTGAACTCGGCGTTCCAGGAACTGCGCGCGCTGGAGCGCGAGCCGCGTTCGGCGCTGGAGTTGAGCCGTCTGACGGAATGGACGATGCGCAATTCTGCGCTGGTGCGCGGGGCGATCGACGCGACGCTGCTGCGCAACGGCGGCTGGGATTTCCTGAACATCGGCTACTATCTGGAGCGGGCCGACAACACGGCGCGGCTGATGGATGTGAAGTATTATGTCCTTCTGCCGCGCGCCGATTTCGTTGGGTCGGGGCTGGACAATTACCAGTGGACCACGCTCTTGCGGTCGATGTCGGCGCATCGGGCCTTTCACTGGGCCTACGGCGGCGAGGTGACGGCGGCGAAGATCGCCGACTTCCTGATCCTTAACCGGCAATGCCCGCGGTCGTTGATGACTTGCATCTGCGGGGTGCAGTCGCACCTGGACCGGCTGGCGGCGGACTATGGGCGTGAGACCGAAGCGCAGGCGCAGGCGCGGGCGCTGCGGGCGGCGCTTGAGGGGCTGACGGTCGAGGAGGTGTTTGACGAGGGGCTGCACGAGTTCCTGAGCCGCACCATCCGGTCGGCGGCGGATCTGACCTCGACGATCCATGACAGCTATCTGAGCGGGGGTCTGCGCTGA